Proteins encoded by one window of Erysipelothrix rhusiopathiae:
- the rpsG gene encoding 30S ribosomal protein S7, with protein sequence MPRKGHVPKRDVVADPIYNSKLVTRLINRIMIDGKKGLAQSILYNAFAIIEEKTGRQPMEVFEEALDNVLPVLELKARRVGGSNIQIPIEVTQERRLTLGLRWIVQYSRSRGEKTMEERLAAEIIDASNGVGASVKKRDDVHKMAEANKAFAHYRW encoded by the coding sequence ATGCCTAGAAAAGGACATGTTCCAAAGCGCGACGTAGTTGCTGATCCAATTTATAATTCAAAATTAGTAACACGTTTAATCAACAGAATCATGATTGATGGTAAAAAAGGTTTAGCACAATCAATTCTTTATAACGCTTTTGCAATTATTGAAGAAAAAACAGGTCGCCAACCAATGGAAGTATTTGAGGAAGCTTTAGACAACGTATTACCAGTCTTAGAACTTAAAGCTCGCCGAGTTGGTGGATCAAACATCCAAATCCCTATTGAAGTAACTCAAGAACGTCGATTGACACTTGGACTTCGTTGGATTGTTCAATATTCACGTTCACGTGGAGAAAAAACAATGGAAGAACGCTTAGCTGCTGAAATCATCGATGCATCAAATGGTGTAGGTGCTTCAGTTAAGAAACGTGACGACGTGCATAAAATGGCTGAAGCCAATAAAGCATTCGCACACTACCGTTGGTAA
- a CDS encoding HdeD family acid-resistance protein yields MNSWKNRVLSFVVGIILAVVGFIIIANPDEALVSLILVIGVFLLISGFVAVIDSIRIPAFIPGKSLLMVEGIMQMIIGGLFAFGNQFIASAVLGYLLVFTMIISSIVHISFVSAISRGGMAIFSIILNIITIGLGVYVLFNPILASGILITAVGFQFIIAGIERMVIIFIPTDSI; encoded by the coding sequence ATGAATAGTTGGAAAAATAGAGTATTGTCTTTTGTAGTAGGAATTATTTTAGCGGTTGTTGGATTCATTATAATTGCAAATCCCGATGAAGCACTCGTTTCATTAATTTTAGTAATTGGTGTTTTTCTTCTTATATCTGGATTTGTGGCCGTAATTGATTCTATTCGCATTCCTGCTTTTATTCCTGGAAAATCGCTTCTAATGGTCGAAGGGATTATGCAAATGATTATTGGTGGATTATTTGCTTTTGGAAATCAGTTCATTGCGAGCGCGGTATTAGGATACTTATTAGTATTCACGATGATTATTAGTTCTATTGTGCATATTTCGTTTGTATCAGCTATCAGCCGTGGAGGCATGGCAATTTTTTCCATTATCTTAAATATCATTACGATTGGCTTAGGTGTTTATGTTTTATTTAATCCGATCCTTGCAAGTGGTATTCTCATTACAGCGGTGGGATTCCAATTTATTATCGCGGGTATTGAGCGTATGGTAATTATATTTATCCCAACCGATAGCATCTGA
- the rpsL gene encoding 30S ribosomal protein S12 produces MPTINQLIQKGRTKRVYKSKSPALGRSLNTIKRQTTKVNSPQKRGVCTRVGTMTPKKPNSALRKYARVRLSNGMEVTAYIPGIGHNLQEHSVVLIRGGRVKDLPGVRYHIVRGTMDCAGVTDRRQSRSLYGTKKPRQED; encoded by the coding sequence ATGCCTACAATTAACCAATTGATTCAAAAAGGTCGTACAAAACGCGTTTACAAATCGAAATCACCGGCATTAGGTCGTAGTTTAAATACGATTAAACGTCAAACAACAAAAGTAAATAGTCCACAAAAACGTGGAGTGTGTACACGTGTTGGTACAATGACACCTAAGAAACCTAACTCAGCATTACGTAAATATGCACGTGTTCGTTTGAGTAATGGTATGGAAGTTACGGCTTATATTCCAGGAATCGGTCACAACTTACAAGAGCATAGTGTTGTTCTTATTCGTGGTGGTCGTGTAAAAGACTTACCTGGGGTTCGTTACCACATCGTTCGTGGAACAATGGACTGTGCTGGTGTAACTGACCGTCGTCAAAGCCGTTCACTATACGGTACTAAAAAACCAAGACAAGAAGATTAA
- the rplC gene encoding 50S ribosomal protein L3, whose protein sequence is MKGLLGRKLGMTQVFTTDGKLIPVSVVEVLPNVVLQKKTMESDNYEAVQLGAFDVKEQRANKSEIAHAAKASTAPKKFVREIAGSEMMNFEVGAEIKADLFSEGEYVDVTGTSRGHGFQGSIVRANQKIGPKAHGSGFHRGVGSLATGGLNPAVIKKGRILPGQHGGYTTTNQKLEVIKVDTESNYLLIKGNIPGPKKGFVIVKSTVKRVKSKDPVELVDFAVKEDSENA, encoded by the coding sequence ATGAAAGGATTACTAGGACGTAAATTAGGAATGACACAAGTCTTCACAACTGACGGAAAATTAATTCCAGTTAGTGTTGTCGAGGTATTACCAAACGTTGTTCTTCAAAAGAAAACAATGGAATCAGACAATTATGAAGCAGTTCAATTAGGTGCCTTCGATGTGAAGGAACAACGTGCAAACAAATCTGAGATTGCTCACGCTGCTAAAGCAAGCACTGCTCCAAAGAAATTTGTTCGTGAAATCGCTGGCTCAGAAATGATGAATTTCGAGGTTGGCGCAGAAATTAAAGCTGATTTATTCAGCGAAGGGGAATATGTTGACGTAACAGGAACTTCACGTGGACATGGTTTCCAAGGTTCAATCGTTCGTGCGAACCAAAAAATCGGACCAAAAGCTCACGGTTCAGGATTTCACCGTGGAGTTGGTTCACTTGCAACAGGTGGATTAAACCCTGCTGTAATTAAAAAAGGACGTATTTTACCAGGACAACATGGTGGATACACTACAACAAACCAAAAATTAGAAGTTATCAAAGTTGATACAGAAAGTAACTATCTATTAATTAAAGGAAACATTCCTGGACCTAAAAAAGGTTTCGTAATTGTTAAATCAACAGTTAAACGCGTTAAATCTAAAGATCCAGTTGAATTAGTTGACTTTGCAGTTAAGGAGGATTCCGAAAATGCCTAA
- the rpsJ gene encoding 30S ribosomal protein S10, producing MAKNFIRIRLKAYEHRTIDSAAQKIVQAANDHGAQKVVGPVPLPTEKQIVTILRSVHVNKDSREQFESRTHKRLIEIVGPTAETIDALSRLDLPSGVDIEIKL from the coding sequence ATGGCAAAGAATTTTATTCGTATTCGTTTAAAAGCTTATGAACACCGTACTATTGATAGTGCTGCACAAAAAATTGTTCAAGCTGCTAACGATCACGGCGCACAAAAGGTAGTAGGTCCAGTACCGTTACCAACAGAAAAACAAATCGTAACAATTTTACGATCAGTACACGTTAATAAGGATTCTCGTGAACAATTTGAATCAAGAACTCACAAGAGATTGATTGAAATTGTTGGCCCAACGGCAGAAACTATCGACGCATTAAGTCGTTTAGATCTACCAAGCGGTGTTGATATCGAGATCAAACTTTAG
- the fusA gene encoding elongation factor G has translation MAREFSLDKMRNIGIMAHIDAGKTTTTERILYYTGRTHKIGETHDGAATMDWMAQEQERGITITSAATTAAWKGHRVNIIDTPGHVDFTVEVERSLRVLDGAVTVLDAKSGVEPQTETVWRQATKYNVPRIVFINKMDATGADFYMSAKTIVDRLGAKSAPIQIPIGVEDYFDGLIDIVEQEAHMFADVSQKTDDIVEIPEEFKAQVAEAREVLFEQISDFDEDFMMLILEGVEPTVEQIKTAIRKAVISGEFFPVLCGAAYKNKGVIAMLDAVIDYLPSPVDIPAVNGTLPNGEEAVREASDEAPFSALAFKVMTDPFVGRLTYFRVYSGVATSGGPVYNSVKRKRERFGRIMQMHANHREEIENVYAGEIAAAVGLKVTGTGDTLCDEKKEIILESMVFPEPVINVAVEPKSKGDQDKMGLALAKLAEEDPTFKTYTDDETGQTIIAGMGELHLDILVDRMKREFKVEANVGAPQVAYRETIRSAADCEGKFVRQSGGRGQYGHVWIKFEPNPGKGFEWVDKVVGGTVPREFIKPAQEGLTAALQNGLIAGYPAIDIKATLFDGSSHDVDSSEMAYKIAASMAFKEAAKKCNPVLLEPIMNVEITAPSEYLGAVMGDISGRRGQIRDQEERGNAVIVKAWVPLSNMSGYTTDLRSFTQGRGNSSMQFDHYEEVPKSIAETVAKKKK, from the coding sequence ATGGCAAGAGAATTTTCATTAGATAAAATGCGTAATATCGGTATCATGGCTCACATCGATGCTGGTAAAACAACTACAACAGAACGTATTCTCTATTATACAGGTCGTACACATAAGATCGGGGAAACTCATGATGGTGCTGCAACGATGGACTGGATGGCGCAGGAGCAAGAACGTGGTATTACAATCACATCAGCTGCTACAACTGCTGCTTGGAAGGGCCACCGTGTAAACATTATTGATACTCCTGGTCACGTTGACTTTACTGTTGAGGTTGAACGTTCATTACGTGTTCTTGATGGTGCGGTTACAGTACTTGATGCTAAATCAGGTGTTGAACCTCAAACAGAAACTGTTTGGCGTCAAGCTACAAAATATAACGTACCTCGTATCGTGTTCATTAATAAAATGGACGCAACCGGTGCAGATTTCTATATGTCAGCAAAAACTATTGTTGATCGTCTAGGAGCTAAATCAGCACCAATCCAAATCCCTATTGGGGTTGAAGACTATTTCGATGGTCTAATTGATATCGTTGAGCAAGAAGCACATATGTTTGCTGACGTATCACAAAAAACAGATGATATTGTTGAAATTCCTGAAGAGTTCAAAGCTCAAGTAGCTGAAGCTCGTGAAGTGTTATTTGAACAAATCTCTGATTTTGATGAAGACTTTATGATGCTTATCCTTGAAGGTGTTGAACCTACAGTTGAACAAATCAAGACTGCTATCCGTAAAGCTGTAATCAGTGGTGAATTCTTCCCAGTACTTTGTGGTGCTGCTTATAAGAATAAAGGTGTTATCGCGATGCTTGATGCAGTTATTGATTACTTACCTTCACCAGTTGATATTCCAGCTGTAAATGGTACTTTACCAAATGGTGAAGAAGCTGTTCGTGAAGCAAGTGATGAAGCACCATTCTCAGCTTTAGCATTTAAAGTTATGACTGACCCATTTGTTGGACGTCTTACATATTTCCGTGTGTATTCAGGTGTTGCAACATCAGGTGGACCAGTATATAACTCAGTAAAACGTAAACGTGAACGTTTCGGCCGTATCATGCAAATGCATGCTAACCACCGTGAAGAGATCGAAAATGTTTATGCTGGTGAAATCGCTGCTGCTGTTGGTCTTAAAGTTACAGGTACAGGGGATACACTTTGTGATGAAAAGAAAGAAATTATTCTTGAATCAATGGTCTTCCCAGAACCAGTTATCAACGTTGCCGTTGAACCAAAATCAAAAGGTGACCAAGATAAGATGGGACTTGCTTTAGCTAAATTAGCTGAAGAAGATCCAACATTTAAAACATATACTGATGATGAAACAGGACAAACAATCATTGCCGGAATGGGTGAGTTACACTTAGACATTCTTGTTGATCGTATGAAACGTGAATTCAAAGTTGAAGCTAACGTAGGAGCTCCACAAGTTGCTTACCGCGAAACAATTCGCAGTGCAGCAGACTGTGAAGGTAAATTCGTTCGTCAATCTGGTGGTCGTGGACAATATGGACACGTTTGGATCAAGTTTGAACCAAATCCAGGTAAAGGTTTTGAATGGGTTGATAAAGTTGTTGGTGGAACAGTTCCTCGTGAATTTATTAAACCAGCACAAGAAGGGCTTACAGCTGCACTTCAAAATGGTTTAATTGCCGGATACCCTGCAATTGATATCAAAGCTACATTATTCGATGGATCATCACATGATGTTGACTCCTCTGAAATGGCTTATAAAATCGCTGCTAGCATGGCTTTCAAGGAAGCTGCTAAAAAATGTAATCCAGTATTGTTAGAACCAATCATGAATGTTGAAATCACAGCACCAAGTGAATACTTAGGAGCAGTTATGGGAGATATCTCAGGACGTCGTGGACAAATTCGTGATCAAGAAGAACGCGGTAACGCAGTTATCGTTAAAGCTTGGGTTCCACTTTCAAACATGTCTGGATATACAACTGACCTTCGTTCATTTACACAAGGTCGCGGTAACTCATCAATGCAATTTGATCACTACGAAGAAGTGCCAAAGAGCATTGCAGAAACAGTTGCTAAAAAGAAAAAATAA
- the tuf gene encoding elongation factor Tu, whose translation MSKEKFDRSKPHVNVGTLGHVDHGKTTLTAAITNVLAKKGGGAAQAYDQIDKAPEERERGITISTSHVEYETEARHYAHVDCPGHADYVKNMITGAAQMDGAILVVSATDGPMPQTREHILLAKQLGVPYFVVFLNKCDMVDDEELIDLVEMEVRELLSENDYDGDNCPVIRGSALKALEGEANWEEKIIELMDAIDANVPEPVRDTDKPFLMSIEDVFTISGRGTVATGRVERGELKLNEEVEIVGIHPTSKTVVTGIEMFHKMLDSAMAGDNVGALLRGVNREQIERGQVLAKPGSVTPHKIFKAQVYILSKEEGGRHTPFVNNYRPQFYFRTTDVTGTIQLPEGVDMVMPGDNVEMTVELIAPIAVEQGTTFSIREGGRTVGAGNVTEIVK comes from the coding sequence ATGTCAAAAGAAAAATTTGATCGTTCCAAACCCCATGTTAACGTTGGTACATTAGGACACGTTGACCATGGTAAAACTACATTAACAGCTGCTATTACAAACGTATTAGCTAAAAAAGGTGGCGGGGCTGCTCAAGCTTACGACCAAATCGATAAGGCGCCTGAAGAAAGAGAACGTGGAATCACAATCTCAACTTCACACGTTGAATACGAAACAGAAGCACGTCACTACGCACACGTTGACTGCCCAGGCCATGCTGACTATGTTAAAAACATGATCACAGGTGCTGCACAAATGGATGGTGCTATCTTAGTTGTTTCAGCTACAGATGGTCCAATGCCACAAACTCGTGAGCACATCCTACTTGCAAAACAATTAGGTGTTCCTTACTTCGTAGTGTTCTTGAACAAATGTGACATGGTTGATGACGAAGAGTTAATCGACTTAGTTGAAATGGAAGTTCGTGAATTACTATCAGAAAACGATTACGACGGAGATAACTGTCCAGTTATCCGCGGATCAGCTCTTAAAGCATTAGAAGGCGAAGCAAACTGGGAAGAAAAAATTATCGAACTCATGGATGCTATCGACGCTAATGTACCAGAACCAGTTCGTGATACAGACAAACCATTCTTAATGTCAATCGAAGATGTATTTACAATCTCAGGTCGTGGTACAGTTGCTACAGGACGTGTAGAACGTGGAGAATTAAAACTTAACGAAGAAGTTGAAATCGTTGGTATTCACCCTACATCAAAAACTGTTGTAACAGGTATCGAAATGTTCCACAAAATGTTAGATTCAGCTATGGCTGGTGATAACGTTGGAGCACTTCTACGTGGTGTTAACCGTGAGCAAATCGAACGTGGTCAAGTTCTTGCAAAACCAGGTTCAGTAACTCCTCACAAAATCTTCAAAGCTCAAGTTTATATCTTAAGCAAAGAAGAAGGTGGACGTCATACTCCATTTGTTAACAACTACCGTCCTCAATTCTACTTCCGTACAACAGACGTAACTGGAACAATTCAATTACCTGAAGGTGTTGATATGGTTATGCCTGGTGATAACGTAGAAATGACTGTAGAACTTATCGCTCCAATCGCTGTAGAGCAAGGTACAACATTCTCAATTCGTGAGGGTGGACGTACTGTTGGTGCTGGTAACGTTACAGAAATCGTTAAATAA